The sequence below is a genomic window from Colias croceus chromosome 11, ilColCroc2.1.
TTCAACGTGGGaagaagaatatattttactaaattatgaattttatcCTGATTAGGACTGCGGTAAATCGTATGACCTAGAAAAAAGAACTGTTAAAGCTCGCTTTGTTTTTATCATTCTCctctaacaaaaaaatataaacaaagtaAACAAACACAAATTTCTATGTCCGATAATTCGGAGCGTAAAAACGTTGCTAACAAGATGAAGTGATCATGTTTGCATTACGAGTATATATTTATGGGAATGAAGTCAGACGGTAATTTAGTCCAGAAGTATAGTGAACAAAAAAAGCCTGGAGgtgacaatataaataacaatttggcCCACCCCATTCGAATGTGGTTCGCCCGGATTAGCATAAGAATGCCGCATCATGGACGCCCACGACCCAACAGTGTCCCTCGTTGTCTCTTTATACTtcgaatttaattttgatttacgATTATCTACACAATTGTACGCGAAACATTTTTGAAGCCGCTGCGCTGTTAAAATCAACACTCGCTTGATCCAATCTCGACAAGGTGAAAAAAAAcggtttgaaatatttattgtatacaaaCGAATGAATAATTCATACTGctgaaaattaatattgcgGTTTTCAAACCGATATTAATGGACTTAAAAGTCctacgataaaaaaaaattgaaattttaataacaaaaaggggcattgattttatttagaCGCAACAACAAATCACAAGAGTGCTGTTATCATGCTGTTATAGAGCTCTTATAGTTTGCTTgtattagaataatatttaattaataattaataattataaaataatatctagtaTATAACctgtttatatacatattatattatacgtttataacataaaatcatttttaaatttatattcgaAAAAAGGAGACCCTTTTAAGAAATACATatcttcattttaaaattcttagGAGTTAGTTCAGCGAATAATTCACGACACCACATTTGGTTGACTTAATTAAGTGCTTCTTAAGATTCTTCATCCAAATTTTCGTTTTCATAtgccttttttataattaattagggGATAACCTTTCGTTTGACATTAAAGTGATGTATTAGGTTTAATGAGATCGTATCGttcttttaaatctttaaaccAAAGCACTAATGATTTAatctttatgtattttttattgaacgtGCCTAATAACTGCGTATTTTAAGcgcctaaataaaaataaagctaaagagCACATGTTAATAAAATGGCACATCTCGTGTAACAATACGATtcgatttaatataatatattagattatttgtTTCTCGACCCCCTTACCTACCataggtatgtataattaatcagtatacatataattataatatagataggCATATGtagtaatatacataattatatacctaacataacaaaaataacaatatatctGAATCAGTACggatcaaaacaataataaacgaTCGTGCTCAATGTTAATACGcatttaagataatatatttaaccacacaaaaataaatgtccACCTAATAAATCGAATTGGACTTTATCGAGTTTCGAGGCGACAGACAGAAACGATAAGAATGTGGGTCCTTTCCGAAGTCAAGTTTATTTAgaaaactttttcttttaGCAAAGATCCCGTGTACTTATAGTACTTGTAATAGGACTTGTTTTCGTGGAGCTGGGTTGTACGACTTGGGCCCATTTTGAAATTGGGCTCTTTGAGCGTAATCGGCGTTGCATCTTAATTTAGTTGTCTTGTACTTTGGAAACGGGGAGCGCCACGACGATATTATAGGTTACCtatatgtacaatgtacatcaAGACTAAAAGATACCGCCCCTATATATTTGATGATTAGGATAAAgctaatttacaatttaccaAGATGAACCTAATAAGCGGTTCACTAATATTCTACACATTGTAGAGCTCTATCTTGTAGAATTTAGAATAAAATGCATAGAATAAAACCAAGGAGAGTCGCAGATTAGTATGATAGTTATATTTTCAGAtaagtactagcggtccgccccggcttcgcccgtggtacatattaacgttttctctacataagaaccatcctcgtacttcaaggaatataataaaaaaagaattatcgaaatcggttcagccgttctcgagttatggaattacaacgaaaagtggcattgatttttatatattagattagtaAAATCTAATGAtacataactaataataacatacataatgtacaaaaaaaacatcaaacgAAATGTAGAGTCGATGTTATTTTCTGCTCTacgtaatatttttctatttacaCACAGTAAGTTGTCgttattaaattctttaaatgtacaaaataatcATTCATGATATCACAAAAAACGTGACAAATGTACGCTAAAACTTACCACATTAACAAACTCTTGAAATGTTATGGCTGGGCTGCTGGAACTTCGAGCTTTATCTAATAGTATCTGAAAAAGATATATTTCTTAATGTTGTCCAATATTCCTACTCggtttttcaataaattattaagtagtagattataatatacgaACTGAAGTGTTTGTGTACCTTCCTCGTTATAACTTTGGAAAGTTAGTTAGTTAGTTAAACTACTAATTCGGCAAATCAAACTCAAGTAACCTatagtattaaattaaaatacaatgaatgtaactttattaaatatgtacacaacaattaacattttcaggtttaatttttcaatacgAATTTACCTCACGCTTGTGATGAGGCACCTGTGCTATAAAATCGGGATGCTGAAGAGTTTGCAGGAAGTCCGGCCAAGGAATCTCCCCAAAGCCTTcaggatcgaactgcacaagAAGATAATAAACAAATCATTAGTATAAAATTCACACCTTCAACATTCGACACGGTCAcgtacaaaaacaaaattgagaTTTCAACAGAGCATCCGTAACGTCATAATCACCCACCGTTCCGAGAGTTCGcattattatgtgtataataTTGTTGTAATAATTTCGTCCATTTCCAAAAAGGAgatgacaaaaaaatattaagcgCCCTATCTGTGCAGTGGCATTATCTCAATGTTTTCTACGTGACGACACACCGTTTGATCTGCGGCGCTACCGACACACTTTTATCTgcttataaaacttttttggaACTTGCTTCTGTACATTTTAATCAACTCAACATAAGAATTTCTGGAAATTTGTCTCAATGTCGTAAAAGTCACTTTTGATGTATTCGTAGGCAACATGTGCAATGGTTCTAAATTAGtcgaattttataaaatacaaagcataccttaataattattatttaaaaaggtgTTAGGCATGgaatatttataacttatataAAGACGATTAAGATTTTTTCTATCTGTTAACGGCTATATaaatttagtacctatatacgtagatattatcatattttgcTGTCGTAATTCATTTAccataatacaaaatataggtTAATGTTTTAACTTACCTTATCAAAAAGAAGGCGCCATTTCTGAAacagaaaaaatgttacatattttatcgataGTGTGATCGATAGTAAATTACTCGTTCCATTCTAATActacatacatttattattcgtTGGTAATGGTCAATTAAAACCCAGAAAATCAATATGAAATAACTCTAAAGTCTTTTATGGTACTTTATACACTTTTTATacgtattatatattatttaacggGTACAAACTAGTACTATGTTTTTAAGAACATATTGAAACTTACATCGTGCATCAACTCCCGTCGTATTTCAGCTTCATCAAGTTCGCTTCCAAGATCGGTGTGGTCTGTGTCGTACAAATGTTCGGCAGCTCTAGACAGGGATCCCAGGGAGTCCCTCGCCGACGCGAGCGAGCCCGTGACAGTCGGCAGGACTCCAGCCTCGATACCAGACTCCATAGAAGTGTTAGTAGAAAGGACAGTGGCTGGTGGTGGACCGCGGACCTCATTCCCGCCGCCGCCACTGCCCACCCAAATAGACATCCTTGCAACACCATCCACACAACCCTTCCCTTCTCTCTTAGCGCTACATTAAGCATTCATGACAACAATTGTAAAAGGTGCATGGACAGAATAACGGGACTTATAACTTTGCTATGAACAATTTCCAAATGGTAAATATATAAGGGAAGATCATAAGGCACGTGATTAATCTATTTGGCACctgtaacaaaataaacaatgtgATGTTAGATACCTTTTTAATAGAGTCGTATTTTGTAAGGTCTTTCAAATTATGATAACAGCTCTTTgctctacataataaaattaatttatgaatttcctCATAattcatcataattattttaaggaaGATCTTTACAGTTGTCTCaagtttaattaatacaaatatttgattgattatttttccgacccaaatatcgaccaatagaattgcaccattcgacgtcacgtggtacaacctacatggtattatactgataattttttgaaaaatttctctggtcgttgacgtcaaactgacaggttgaattcaattgtgaaattatattggccgacatttgggacggaaaaataatctcccgaataccacacgagcttcaaaattatctggcatttccctcaaggttccctgcaaacaaataaagtcgtcaagtttttcaggaaacctgactaaaaacttgactctttcatttgtttgcaacgaacctatcggaaaatacccgataattttgaagctcttgtggtattataagtgaaaatttttatatattgatCACTCTGAAGTCTAAGTAATAGCTTAAGATAAATTACTGTCATATTACATTAGTGTAAAgtagaaaaatataagataGTAACTGtaagcatttttattataccaaTTAAGGCAGCCTCTGATTTAATACTACAAGCTATTACGTATTTTTCTTTAGGGGAAATCGGAAGGTAAAGCGGCCCAAAGGGCTTCAACCCTCAGCCCGTTTCCATGGCAACGTGTCGCAGTTTCATTCACGGCGATATGCACTTTAACACGTGCGAGTGTTGAAAAACGCTACCGTAATCACTACTTGATAACAAAAGCTCATCTAATcatcttatattttttgctcATATGCAACGTCCTCtaaataactttaaagtttaaactaaaATGCCAGCAACGTTGATTACGGGTTTACAGATGATTAAccattttaattcaaattagtCAAGGTGACCTAAATAGTTGAAACGTAGATATTCATGCATAATTTTTGCAAAGCGTCAGTTAAAATTAGAGGATTAGCATTTGTTTAATATCATTGTTGTCTTCGATATCTGTTTACATTACGACCGTAACCTATAAGGCTATAACTTATTAGATTATAGTTCAAATCACTCACCCTGTTCTTAATCGATTACGTCACTATCATAAGGGGTAGTTTACACAATATTTCATTCCCAGAATTTTGTTACACGACATTTCGTGTCAAGAACTCATTAAACCTCGTGAACATGCAGTATACGTCAAAACACACTGTGTTCCAGTGAAAGTGAGGATGGCGTCCAGATCTTGGCGCATGCGTTGTCCTAATAACGGGAGGGTGCATCGCAAATATTGCATTTAATATCTCCTGTGAGGCCCTTTTCTCTCCcggtttatttattacctcaTATCATAAAAACGGTGCGAATTCGAGAGCCGAATATCAACGAAAGCTCAAAATGTATAAACGCGGTCCAGAAATACGGTCTGCACATTTGATGCTGTAGATGTAGAAAGCAACAGGCTGCATCCATTTGTAAGTGTCCCTTAATGTATGGGCTTTAATTGTTCTTTTTTGCTTTATTAGATGTGAAATCGGGCTCGTTTCGTATGGAAGACTTTTTCTTATGGACTTTATCTTcctgtatattaaaaaaaaaaccattcaTTTATAAACGTATTAACAAATCTATAATAGATTACACAAAATgtagatttattaaataaaaaatatttcatttttaaataacatctATGTATTGTACACGACGGGCGGGGCCTTGATGTCCGGGATAGGTAATATCAATATCGGGCGTCTCTCAGCGCTATCAATCGATTACGTATCAGCGCCgtttttgatctatttttagTTGTATCCCCTTATTACTCCTGAAATTCTCAagactatattataaacatcgCATACCTACATACACATTACAATGAAACGCATAATCAATGAAGCATCATAAATTCGGAATTTGTAAACTTAAATTCCACTCCTTCTGCTGACTCTACTAAAGATTTTAAAATCTTATCCTACGAGGAATTACAGTTTTAACTTATAAGCTATCTCTGCAGAAAGTTGCGTCCGTTTAAGTTCAGCCATTTTTGAATGACTTTAAGTGacagtaataaattttaagtgtAGAACAGAGAAAGTAGAACGTTATTAGATATCTGAATTTCTGTGGATTATGAagcaatattaaatatctttCTGTTGATGTTACTGCCCCGCCCTGTTGTCCTGCCATGGCGAGCTAATTTCCGACTTAAACTAGGAGATACCTACAGATGAAAAAGTTGTAGTCTCGTAGGCTATAAGTACATACATTTCATCTGTGGAAATATTAAGGAATAAAACAAATCCAATTGACAGTTTCCTTTTGCTTAATTACGAATTTATGACGATATTTTCCTCtctatttatacatttatacatataaataaaagcgCCTATTCACTGTAGATGAGCAAATGGACaacatgtaaattttattgtttatgaatTTAGTAATAACCTTATTAGAAATAAGTgacataaaagtaaaaaaatgataaataggTAACTATTATGgtcaaacaataaatatatttttcatcatattaattattttaacgtaGTTAAGTATATTAGGTACAacatgttacaaaaaatatcagcttttttaattatgtattaggTACCTAGCCAAATAAGACCTTAATGATGAGCATAGCTTTTTATAGTCAATAGagacgtttttattttatgtatgtatgttatgtattattatgtatttataactgtataaaaatacaGCTTGAGCTTTAAAGCAAATTTAACTTCTGCGagctattttattttcagtgtgtttatgtttttattttgtgtgtttATTAACATCTTAGATTaacattctataaaataagatTACATAGACGAagacatatattataatagacgTAATAGTGATAATCTGAAGTTGCTCTAGtatagtttttaattgtattgaaTGAATTCTTAGCTgctttttgaataattaatatttgatttacattaattataataataatcacatCGTACCAGAATATAGTTtaagttgtttttttatttaattcatttcaattaaattttttggaTGGGATTCAATTGTGCTTGTTGCGtataaagaaattattttgaCAGTTGACATCCACTTGACAGTTATTTGTGAAGGCAAAAtccatatcaaaatattattcttcGTTCAAAATATAAGAAGAAAAGTGTTTTAGATATTTGTGTTTATTGgtaaaatagttaatattaatatgccAAACAGTCGCGCAGTTTTGTTGTTGCGACGGTTGTCCTCAAACGATGGTAAATTGaagaatattaatataaatccGAATACTAAAGAAGTATTCACGGCAAATTATCCTATCTGTAACCACAGGGATTTTTGTTGGAACGttaggtaggtaatataatacatCGTAGTTATGCAAATTTAAACCAATTTACTTTCTATTTCTAATTTATCGCTCGATGTTATTAAAGACATGACTACTGCACATTCTTATTaggttgaaaataaataaaaatgtatgtatattatgtcataagATTATTTGTTTACTAAATGTTTATGCTTTGACCTTGTTTATTAGAtgtgaatattattgtacagataatatttagtagaggttaaaaactaaaactagCAAgttaattcattataataatataagtactttgttttaactttttactGCACCTTAgaccatattattttaacaattgttTCTTGAAATGATATGTGAGATTTATTAGTGGTAGTTCGTGTATTTTAGAGGTACTTTTTGTAAAGGCTCTTCTTCTCTTTCAGGGCTTCTGCATTCTGCAACAGTCAACAATCAAATTCACCTCAAAGTATACGAAATAtaagtgaaaatataataagaatggCTGCTTCTAGTACAGATGGTGTTTTAGgtgaaaaacataaatttaccaataaattaattcatgAAAATTCACCATATCTTCAGCAACATGCCCATAATCCTATTAATTGGTACCCATGGGGACCAGAAGCAATTAACAAAGCCAAAAAAGAGAAGAAACTTATATTTCTTTCCGTGGGATATTCCACATGCCACTGGTGCCATGTAATGTCAAAGGAATCATTTCAAAATGAAGAGATTGCAAAAATTttgaatgataattttataagtattaaactAGACCGTGAAGAGAGACCAGATATAGATAGAGTTTATATGATCTTTATTATGGCTACATCTGGACATGGTGGATGGCCAATGAATTTATTTCTGACTTCTGATCTTAAGCCAGTCCATGGTGGCACTTACTAT
It includes:
- the LOC123695663 gene encoding uncharacterized protein LOC123695663; the encoded protein is MSIWVGSGGGGNEVRGPPPATVLSTNTSMESGIEAGVLPTVTGSLASARDSLGSLSRAAEHLYDTDHTDLGSELDEAEIRRELMHDKWRLLFDKFDPEGFGEIPWPDFLQTLQHPDFIAQVPHHKREILLDKARSSSSPAITFQEFVNVVSFSVHLSRFL